The proteins below come from a single Thermodesulfovibrionales bacterium genomic window:
- the lpxA gene encoding acyl-ACP--UDP-N-acetylglucosamine O-acyltransferase, with protein MVEIHPTAIVSKDAVLEDGVIIGPYCIVNGTVHIGSGTKLLSHVIIEGKVTIGSNCTIYPFTTIGLPPQDLKYKGEETGVRIGNNNMIRESVTIHRASVGGDGWTDIGDKNFLMAYVHIAHDCKIGSNIIMANAATLAGHVKVYDYAVIGGLVAVHQHTRIGSYAMVGGFSGVGQDIPPYMMAAGARAELHGLNTVGLKRHGFSEETISELKKAYKILFREKLTLSDAIKKVLETLPYTDEIKTLIEFIKENKRGICR; from the coding sequence ATGGTAGAGATACATCCAACAGCTATTGTCTCAAAGGATGCAGTTTTAGAAGATGGTGTTATCATAGGTCCTTATTGCATCGTAAATGGTACTGTCCATATCGGCTCAGGGACAAAACTTCTCAGTCATGTAATTATTGAAGGGAAAGTAACAATTGGTTCAAACTGTACGATCTATCCATTTACTACCATTGGCCTTCCACCACAGGACCTAAAATATAAGGGAGAGGAAACAGGAGTTCGTATAGGCAATAACAATATGATACGTGAAAGTGTAACCATTCACAGGGCATCTGTTGGAGGAGATGGCTGGACAGATATAGGAGATAAAAATTTTCTCATGGCCTATGTCCATATAGCCCATGACTGTAAAATCGGAAGCAATATTATAATGGCTAATGCTGCAACCCTTGCAGGACATGTAAAGGTTTATGATTATGCGGTAATAGGAGGACTTGTCGCAGTCCATCAACATACAAGGATCGGTTCCTATGCAATGGTAGGTGGTTTCAGTGGAGTTGGTCAAGACATTCCTCCCTATATGATGGCAGCAGGTGCAAGGGCTGAGCTCCACGGGCTCAACACCGTGGGCCTTAAAAGACATGGATTTTCAGAGGAGACAATTTCTGAACTGAAAAAGGCATACAAGATACTTTTCAGAGAAAAATTAACGCTGAGTGATGCTATAAAAAAGGTCCTTGAGACCCTTCCTTACACAGATGAGATTAAGACCCTGATAGAGTTTATTAAGGAAAACAAAAGAGGGATATGCAGATAA
- the lpxI gene encoding UDP-2,3-diacylglucosamine diphosphatase LpxI (LpxI, functionally equivalent to LpxH, replaces it in LPS biosynthesis in a minority of bacteria.), whose protein sequence is MKKIGLIAGSGELPCLIAEEAKKQGYSVFTVALKELASHDIARCTDEIEWISVGKLGSIIDSLKKASVKEAVMAGKAPKELLYKSPVIPDLRAIKLLMSLKDRKDDTIMLAIVEELKKEGIHILNTTDFARSLLIKEGILTKRKPSKVQMADVEFGYRIAKEIGRLDIGQTVVIKDRAVMAVEAIEGTDRAIKRGGELAGGGAVVVKVSKPQQDLRFDVPVAGLHTIRSMKESGCTVLALEAERCLFIQKEEAVKEADNEGMIILGYKES, encoded by the coding sequence ATGAAAAAAATAGGATTAATAGCAGGTTCGGGTGAATTGCCCTGTTTGATTGCTGAAGAGGCAAAAAAGCAGGGCTACAGTGTATTTACCGTTGCTTTAAAAGAACTGGCTTCCCATGATATAGCGCGATGTACTGATGAAATAGAATGGATTAGTGTTGGTAAGCTTGGCTCCATTATTGATAGCCTCAAGAAAGCCAGTGTTAAAGAAGCTGTAATGGCTGGAAAGGCACCAAAAGAACTTCTCTACAAAAGTCCTGTAATCCCTGACCTGAGGGCAATAAAACTTCTCATGAGCCTTAAAGATAGAAAAGACGATACAATAATGCTTGCCATAGTTGAAGAACTAAAAAAGGAAGGAATTCATATACTTAATACCACAGATTTTGCCCGCTCCCTTCTTATAAAAGAAGGCATCCTAACTAAGAGGAAACCTTCAAAGGTCCAGATGGCAGATGTAGAATTCGGGTACAGAATAGCAAAGGAAATCGGAAGACTTGATATAGGCCAGACAGTGGTTATTAAGGACAGGGCTGTAATGGCTGTAGAGGCAATAGAAGGAACAGACAGGGCAATTAAAAGAGGCGGGGAACTCGCTGGTGGAGGAGCTGTTGTTGTTAAGGTAAGTAAACCCCAGCAGGACCTGAGATTTGATGTGCCTGTGGCTGGTCTTCATACCATAAGGTCAATGAAAGAATCGGGATGTACTGTGCTTGCCCTTGAGGCTGAAAGATGTCTTTTCATACAGAAGGAAGAGGCTGTAAAAGAAGCAGACAATGAAGGTATGATTATACTAGGTTATAAAGAATCCTGA